The Xiphias gladius isolate SHS-SW01 ecotype Sanya breed wild chromosome 7, ASM1685928v1, whole genome shotgun sequence genome window below encodes:
- the plch1 gene encoding 1-phosphatidylinositol 4,5-bisphosphate phosphodiesterase eta-1 isoform X2 has translation MSSWVVNRKGEPQYRRHFLTDNSIFHVERCMSVMQSGTQMVKLKAGSKGLVRLFYLDEHRSCIRWKPSRKSEKAKITIDSLYKVTEGGQSDIFHRHADGSFDPACCFTVYHGNHMESLDLVTSNAEEARTWITGLRYLMAGISDEDSLAKRQRTHSQWMKQTFEEADKNGDGLLNIEEIYQLLHKLNVNLPRRKVKQMFQEADTDDQQGTLTYEEFSVFYKMMSLRRDLFLLMMAYSDRKDHLTAEELANFLHNEQKVASVTPEYVAEIIEKFEVSDENKQRGIMGIEGFTSFMRSPTCDIFNPLHHEVNQDMEQPLCNYFIASSHNTYLTGDQLLSHSKTDMYAWVLQSGCRCVEVDCWDGPDGEPMVQHGYTLTSKIPFKSVIETINKYAFINNQYPVILSIENHCSIQQQKKIAQYLREIFGDKLDVGDAMSGDSKTLPSPHSLQGKILIKGKRLPAYLSADAEEGEVSDDDSADEIEEDFKLKSSNGNGHHQVESHIRKKLDSLLKESRIGDKEDTDSFSIRALLRATHQGLQKNLRQSSRGVLKKSQSRSFITTLKQKRHSKSRLSCQSMDKEEDSQERSGREAGGQFNRGGRKRKTMKLSRDLSNLVVFTNSVASQECLNEGTPGDVLSFSETRAQSLVNHRAEQFLAFNQRQLSRIYPSAYRIDSSNFNPQFYWNVGCQLVALNYQTEGRMIQLNRAKFMVNGGSGYVLKPLPMCKGSFNPFSDDPLPAYPKKQLILKIISGQQLPKPPDSMLGDRGEIIDPFVEVEIIGLPVDCCKEQTRVVDDNGFNPVWEETLSFTLHMAEVALVRFLVWDHDPIGRDFIGQRTVAFSSLMPGYRHVYLEGLTEASIFVHVSVHDVYGKWSPLVLNPSFTIMHFLGSNKGHQLRGIRGLFNRSSKSSVDTNSGGLRKRSISDHLLRRTASAPAKGRKKTKMVLSESVASISDQKNGTGAGTGGEGVSGKDGGAEKRLQPRAPLIHRPISMPLDRLLQGQLSLCSPDKEQHDMGADTVLGACPLNKPRSSSVDLLIESCAIKPSISSPSKTHTNKKFDQSEEASYLVIGGGDVRKEEDYANYQSEDNGVNKSKIISTGTEKNFLVSHSTDDKMRSHKPETSSNSTTFTVAPSVSSSSSSAASSVAPLSPVSMDCDLKNPSSLHDSTISRLIDAVSLGNDHDTCGSISALIGQFESTVDQNDFTSLSHDHTPSHHLNFRPTAPKALQDIRSPIKSNPASPNKEHLISPQQVAQKTNPVNRQILSPRKISQAATTAPGLFSSPETAELEEVYTILDEEVLLPVSVYNLRKQTVHIQADTMESMSSNCLGSPPAKVIQGLGKGHNMVWDEMHRKTCVSEGIEAAEESVYEEVYDPPTPVPEIEQGNSKRYMSSSVNDCFQFLHDSPRNAFAEVEINVDEDPLDMMLTSPRHGSQWEGLISPTKRRAIYENHESTPNYSQQKQPSKYHDPKQQYPSHASHVAFSQCPSPMNQPSYRLSSYDQHHINSQPSPFHRPVNSRPSIPSPQCQNSYCIPQGNAKAPNNSRDFNSSYTQQRSYSGSQVLNRSHQNRLGYKQIEGEQVRCFHNGFSSSESLPGHSTVSISMCRDRGLYSPSSDCNEVYSHLDYECITPSSETCQSQTQSPTLKQSWKQNVSLINRRHQSQPETSVSLHSNLRPLSTRSQSATIDSTAPSQCKSKSLGDLTSEDISCNFKSKYHIISRSFITPHMRKQKRMGTMGEVTFQSQSCDPLTEQLRKLVSLEGDDSDTERPQSPQLDHEAKSPLSQPQATSIAPMVPRDADDSPPLLTRRLSSRSQSRVRHINSRARERQQEALKPRAGMVISGTASIGGVVLRNKPASQNPPANRHSTGSYIAGYLGHLEDRGLPEGACTSLCYGNGDYYGDRYFTDDSLPNANSSHSESEPEVYFLLRL, from the exons TCACCATTGATTCGCTGTACAAAGTGACAGAGGGCGGTCAATCAGACATCTTCCATCGGCACGCGGATGGCAGCTTTGACCCGGCCTGCTGTTTCACAGTGTACCATGGAAACCATATGGAGTCCCTCGACCTGGTGACATCCAATGCCGAAGAAGCCAGAACATGGATAACTGGCCTCCGCTACCTGATGGCCGGGATCAGCGATGAGGACTCGCTGGCCAAGCGGCAGCGTACACACAGCCA GTGGATGAAGCAGACGTTTGAGGAGGCTGATAAGAACGGAGACGGTCTGCTGAACATTGAAGAGATCTACCAACTTCTCCACAAGCTGAATGTCAATCTGCCACGCAGGAAGGTCAAGCAAATGTTTCAG GAAGCAGACACGGATGATCAGCAGGGCACGCTGACATACGAGGAGTTCTCGGTCTTCTACAAGATGATGTCTCTGAGACGTGACCTGTTCCTGCTGATGATGGCTTACAGCGACAGGAAGGACCACCTGACTGCGGAGGAGCTGGCCAACTTCCTGCACAATGAgcagaag GTCGCCAGTGTGACTCCAGAGTATGTTGCAGAAATCATTGAAAAGTTTGAGGTGTCTGACGAGAATAAACAAAGAGGCATTATGGGGATTGAAG GTTTTACAAGTTTCATGCGCAGTCCAacatgtgacattttcaacCCCTTGCACCACGAGGTGAATCAAGACATGGAGCAGCCCCTCTGTAACTACTTCATTGCCTCGTCTCATAACACATATCTGACTGGAGACCAGCTTCTCTCCCACTCCAAGACCGACATGTATGCCTGGGTGCTGCAGTCCGGCTGCCGCTGCGTAGAGG tGGACTGTTGGGATGGTCCTGATGGAGAGCCAATGGTCCAACACGGCTACACTCTGACCTCCAAGATACCGTTCAAGTCTGTCATAGAGACCATCAATAAATATGCCTTCATAAATAACCA gtACCCCGTAATTCTGTCCATAGAGAACCACTGTAGCATCCAGCAGCAAAAGAAGATTGCTCAATACCTGCGAGAAATCTTTGGAGACAAACTTGATGTGGGAGATGCAATGAGCGGAGACTCCAAAACATTACCCAGTCCTCACAGCCTGCAGGGCAAGATACTCATCAAA GGGAAGCGTCTGCCTGCCTATCTGTCTGCGGACGCCGAGGAAGGGGAGGTATCCGATGATGACAGCGCTGATGAAATCGAGGAAGACTTCAAGCTCAAGAGCAGCAAC GGCAATGGTCACCATCAGGTGGAGTCTCACATCAGAAAGAAACTGGACTCTCTTTTGAAGGAGTCTCGCATCGGAGACAAGGAAGATACCGACAGCTTCAGCATCCGAGCTCTGCTCCGAGCCACGCACCAGGGCCTTCAGAAAAACCTGCGGCAG AGCTCCAGAGGGGTTCTGAAGAAATCCCAAAGCAGATCCTTCATCACGACACTCAAACAGAAG AGGCACTCCAAATCCAGGCTGTCATGCCAAAGCATGgacaaggaggaggacagcCAGGAGAGGTCTGGGAGGGAGGCCGGAGGACAGTTCAACAG GGGtggaaggaagaggaagacgaTGAAACTGAGTAGAGATCTGTCAAACCTGGTGGTGTTCACAAActctgttgcctcacaggaGTGCCTGAATGAAG GTACTCCAGGTGACGTTCTGTCATTCAGCGAGACCAGAGCGCAATCTCTGGTCAATCACAGAGCCGAACAGTTCCTGGCTTTTAACCAGAGGCAGCTGTCACGGATTTATCCCTCAGCCTATCGTATCGACTCATCCAATTTCAACCCCCAGTTCTACTGGAACGTGGGCTGTCAATTGG ttgCTCTGAACTACCAGACAGAGGGCAGGATGATACAGCTCAACAGAGCCAAGTTCATGGTGAATGGAGGTAGTGGCTATGTCCTCAAGCCCCTTCCCATGTGTAAAG GCTCCTTTAACCCGTTCAGTGATGACCCACTTCCAGCTTACCCGAAGAAGCAGCTCATTCTCAAGATCATTAGTGGACAGCAGTTGCCCAAACCACCAGACTCCATGCTGGGGGACCGTGGAGAG ATTATTGATCCATTTGTTGAAGTGGAGATCATCGGTCTTCCAGTTGATTGCTGCAAGGAACAGACACGAGTTGTTGATGACAATg GTTTTAACCCAGTATGGGAGGAGACTCTGTCTTTTACACTTCACATGGCTGAGGTGGCTTTGGTGCGTTTCCTTGTCTGGGACCATGACCCTATTGGACGGGACTTTATTGGTCAACGGACTGTTGCCTTCAGCAGCCTGATGCCTG GTTACAGACACGTTTACTTGGAGGGGCTGACTGAGGCTTCcatctttgtgcatgtgtcagtGCATGATGTCTACGGGAAG TGGAGCCCTCTAGTCCTGAACCCCAGCTTTACCATAATGCACTTTCTAGGATCTAACAAG GGTCATCAGCTGCGAGGTATCCGGGGTTTGTTTAACCGTTCCTCCAAGTCCTCTGTGGATACAAACTCCGGTGGCCTTCGAAAACGCTCCATCAGTGATCACCTCCTGCGGCGCACAGCCAGCGCCCCAGCAAAGGGGAGGAAGAAGACCAAGATGGTGTTATCAGAGTCAGTGGCTTCGATATCAGACCAAAAGAATGGCACAGGTGcagggacaggaggagagggtgtgtcagggaaggatggaggggcGGAGAAGCGGCTCCAGCCCCGAGCCCCCCTCATCCACAGACCTATCTCCATGCCCTTAGACAGGCTTCTGCAAGGGCAGCTATCACTCTGCTCCCCAGACAAGGAACAGCATGATATGGGTGCAGACACAGTCCTTG GAGCTTGCCCCCTCAACAAGCCCAGGTCTTCCTCTGTGGACCTTCTCATTGAATCATGTGCTATTAAACCAAGCATCTCTTCCCCTTCTAAGACACATACAAATAAGAAATTCGACCAATCAGAGGAGGCTTCTTATCTGGTTATTGGTGGAGGAGACGTGAGAAAGGAAGAAGACTATGCCAATTACCAGTCAGAAGACAATGGAGTCAACAAATCAAAGATCATCTCAACCggaacagagaaaaactttTTGGTCTCACATTCCACTGATGACAAGATGAGATCACATAAACCCGAAACATCATCAAACAGCACAACATTCACAGTTGCACCTTCAGTCTCCTCATCGTCCTCCTCTGCCGCCTCCTCTGTGgctcctctttctcctgtcAGTATGGACTGTGATCTGAAGAATCCCAGCTCTTTGCATGACAGCACCATCTCCAGACTCATTGATGCTGTGTCCTTAGGCAACGACCACGACACATGTGGctctatttctgctctgattggtcaatTTGAAAGCACTGTTGACCAAAATGATTTCACATCATTATCTCATGATCACACTCCTTCCCATCACTTAAACTTCAGGCCTACCGCTCCTAAAGCACTGCAAGATATAAGGTCTCCTATCAAGTCCAACCCAGCCTCTCCTAACAAGGAACACCTTATAAGTCCCCAACAGGTTGCTCAAAAAACGAATCCTGTAAATCGTCAAATCCTTTCACCACGCAAGATTTCTCAGGCAGCTACAACTGCTCCAGGCCTCTTCTCCAGCCCAGAAACTGCTGAGCTTGAGGAGGTTTACACCATTCTGGATGAGGAGGTGCTGTTGCCTGTATCAGTGTACAACCTGAGGAAACAAACAGTCCACATTCAGGCAGACACTATGGAGAGCATGTCCTCAAACTGCTTGGGGTCCCCTCCAGCAAAAGTAATTCAGGGTTTAGGGAAGGGGCACAATATGGTTTGGGATGAAATGCACAGAAAGACGTGCGTAAGTGAAGGAATTGAGGCGGCAGAGGAGAGTGTATATGAGGAAGTGTATGATCCCCCAACACCAGTGCCTGAGATAGAACAGGGTAATTCTAAAAGGTACATGAGCTCCTCTGTAAACGACTGTTTCCAGTTTCTGCATGACTCACCTAGAAATGCTTTTGCGGAAGTGGAGATTAATGTTGATGAAGATCCACTGGATATGATGCTGACCTCACCGAGACATGGCAGCCAATGGGAGGGGCTCATAAGTCCAACCAAACGCCGTGCTATCTACGAAAACCATGAGTCCACTCCCAACTACTCCCAACAAAAACAGCCTTCAAAATACCATGATCCCAAACAACAGTACCCATCACATGCATCTCATGTAGCATTTTCACAGTGTCCCTCCCCAATGAACCAACCTTCCTATCGGCTGTCCAGTTATGACCAACACCATATCAACTCTCAGCCTTCACCATTCCACAGACCTGTCAACTCTAGACCCTCAATCCCTAGTCCGCAATGTCAGAACAGCTATTGCATTCCTCAAGGCAACGCTAAGGCCCCTAACAACAGCAGAGACTTCAACAGTTCCTACACACAACAGAGAAGCTATAGTGGCAGCCAGGTCCTAAACAGGTCTCATCAAAACAGGCTAGGGTATAAACAGATAGAGGGGGAGCAGGTGAGGTGTTTCCACAATGGTTTCTCCTCTTCTGAAAGCCTCCCTGGCCATTCTACAGTGTCTATAAGCATGTGTAGAGACAGAGGACTATATTCCCCCTCTTCAGACTGCAATGAAGTGTACAGCCACCTGGACTATGAGTGCATTACACCCTCATCAGAGACTTGCCAAAGTCAAACACAATCACCTACCCTGAAGCAGTCATGGAAGCAAAATGTTTCCCTCATCAATCGTAGGCACCAGTCACAGCCTGAAACCAGTGTTTCACTGCACTCAAACTTAAGGCCTTTATCAACTCGTTCCCAGTCTGCTACCATAGACTCAACAGCCCCCAGCCAATGTAAGTCCAAATCCCTTGGGGACCTGACCTCTGAAGACATATCATGCAACTTCAAGAGCAAATACCACATTATTAGTCGCAGTTTCATCACTCCCCATATGAGGAAGCAAAAGAGGATGGGCACCATGGGGGAAGTAACTTTCCAATCACAGTCTTGTGATCCACTTACAGAGCAGTTACGTAAGCTGGTCAGTCTAGAGGGGGATGACAGTGACACAGAGAGGCCCCAGTCTCCTCAGTTGGATCATGAAGCAAAATCCCCACTGTCACAGCCCCAAGCAACAAGTATAGCTCCTATGGTTCCCAGGGATGCAGATGATTCCCCTCCGCTCCTTACCCGTCGCCTATCTTCTAGGAGCCAAAGCAGAGTACGTCACATCAACAGCCGTGCTCGCGAAAGACAGCAAGAGGCTCTAAAGCCTCGGGCAGGAATGGTGATCAGTGGTACCGCCAGCATTGGTGGGGTGGTATTGAGGAATAAACCGGCCTCACAGAATCCACCAGCGAACAGACACTCAACTGGCTCTTACATAGCAGGCTACCTTGGTCACCTGGAGGACAGGGGACTTCCTGAAGGTGCTTGCACATCATTATGTTATGGAAATGGGGATTATTATGGAGATCGGTACTTTACCGATGACTCTCTTCCGAATGCAAACTCCTCCCACTCAGAGTCAGAGCCCGAGGTCTACTTTCTGCTCAGATTGTAG